The following coding sequences lie in one Rhodohalobacter barkolensis genomic window:
- a CDS encoding DUF4153 domain-containing protein: MIRLPSIQQITSNASATIRRFPFVLTFAILGTLGVILLVDLPWDQRDGYYWVRNFSWVSALSISLLLAISVLSESRSWNPIKRYLSSGAAVLLLAVYYLFLPEDFEPSNSEAFYRYSLLFLSSHLLVSFAPYLGDKSVQDFWAYNKTLFLRILLSVLYVGVLYVGLTIAMYSLEVLLEFDIEGKRYGQLAIFLIGIFGTWFFLSGVPHPNQLTDEEKAYPKGLRIFVQYVLIPLIVVYIVILYLYTGKIIIEWQWPNGWVAHLVLNFSIAGILGLLLLYPIQDEDDHKWVRLFSKGYYIALIPLIILLMLSIWVRISEYGVTVNRYYVATLAVWLTGVVIYFLISKVKDIRVIPTSLFLIMILISFGPLSAFEVSERSQLSRLEYHLEEHGLFSENGTVIKTENEIPFNDRKQISSGITYLLDLKGVQSIQPYFEEDLKEVLANKDTMNVVSDAQVITGLIGIDYVSNWEMEEGDGSGFATFQVQKRRTDPVPLQGYDHYVGEIEMWLSSQEFETTIGERVYTISLKDENLEIHITEKATGRSLVFELKPFIEELPETGAMKIEALSIERMTLEQQNESLKVKLVFNSITGQRQNGEITSLNANFGLYFSFEE, encoded by the coding sequence ATGATACGGCTGCCGTCTATTCAGCAAATTACCTCAAATGCCTCAGCTACAATTCGCAGATTCCCCTTCGTTTTAACCTTCGCCATTCTGGGTACTTTGGGTGTCATCTTGCTGGTAGATTTACCGTGGGATCAGCGGGATGGATACTATTGGGTCCGGAATTTTAGCTGGGTCTCTGCACTATCCATTTCACTGCTCCTCGCAATCAGCGTTTTAAGCGAAAGCAGAAGTTGGAATCCCATCAAACGATACCTTTCCAGTGGTGCGGCCGTTCTTCTGCTTGCCGTTTATTACCTGTTTCTGCCCGAAGATTTTGAGCCCTCAAATTCTGAAGCGTTTTACCGATACTCCTTGCTGTTTCTGTCATCTCATCTTTTGGTTTCGTTTGCACCTTATTTAGGGGATAAAAGTGTTCAGGACTTCTGGGCCTACAATAAAACCCTGTTCCTCAGAATTCTACTCTCCGTTCTGTATGTTGGTGTTTTGTACGTTGGATTAACGATTGCCATGTATTCGTTAGAAGTACTTCTCGAATTCGACATTGAAGGGAAACGATATGGGCAGCTAGCTATATTTTTGATCGGAATTTTTGGTACCTGGTTCTTTCTATCAGGAGTTCCCCATCCCAATCAATTAACGGACGAAGAGAAAGCCTATCCGAAAGGTTTGAGAATTTTTGTTCAGTATGTTCTCATTCCCCTGATCGTCGTATACATAGTAATTCTCTATCTCTACACGGGCAAGATCATCATCGAGTGGCAGTGGCCGAACGGCTGGGTGGCTCACCTTGTGCTCAATTTTTCGATCGCGGGAATATTGGGGCTACTCTTACTCTACCCTATTCAGGACGAAGATGATCACAAATGGGTACGCCTGTTTTCGAAAGGATACTATATTGCTCTTATACCGCTGATCATTCTCCTCATGCTCTCCATTTGGGTCCGGATTTCTGAATACGGTGTAACGGTGAATCGATACTATGTTGCAACCCTGGCCGTATGGCTGACCGGAGTGGTGATCTATTTCCTGATCAGTAAAGTGAAAGATATCAGAGTGATCCCAACCTCCCTGTTTCTGATTATGATACTGATCTCATTTGGTCCGCTGAGTGCATTCGAGGTCTCTGAAAGAAGTCAGCTAAGCAGACTGGAATATCATTTAGAAGAACACGGTCTGTTTTCTGAAAACGGAACCGTCATCAAGACCGAAAATGAAATCCCATTTAACGATCGAAAGCAGATCAGTTCGGGAATTACGTACCTGCTCGATCTGAAGGGTGTTCAATCCATTCAGCCCTATTTTGAGGAAGACCTAAAAGAGGTACTTGCAAATAAAGACACTATGAATGTTGTTTCAGATGCTCAAGTCATTACGGGCCTAATCGGTATTGATTATGTGAGTAACTGGGAGATGGAAGAGGGAGATGGCTCAGGCTTTGCCACGTTCCAGGTGCAAAAGCGCAGGACAGATCCTGTACCTTTGCAGGGTTATGACCATTATGTCGGTGAAATTGAGATGTGGCTGAGTTCACAAGAGTTTGAGACAACCATTGGAGAACGGGTTTACACGATTTCACTGAAAGACGAAAATCTTGAAATCCATATCACAGAGAAAGCGACCGGGCGTTCGTTGGTATTTGAACTTAAACCCTTTATCGAAGAGCTGCCTGAAACCGGTGCGATGAAAATAGAAGCTTTATCTATTGAGAGGATGACCCTCGAACAGCAGAATGAATCCCTGAAGGTAAAACTTGTCTTCAATTCGATAACCGGTCAACGGCAAAACGGTGAGATCACAAGCCTGAATGCAAACTTCGGACTCTATTTCTCATTTGAAGAGTAA